The window GATGCGGCTGGAGGCGGGGGACCTGCCGGCGTGCGAGCCGCTGCTGCGCGAGGCGCTGACGCGCCGCCTGAAACACCTGCCGCCGGAAGACGCGGAGCTGAACGCGTCACTGTCGGACGCAGCGGAGTTCATCGAGCGGTGCCCGGAGTGCCCGCTGGCGGCGGTGCTGCGGGCGGCATGGGGCGAGGGCGATACGGCGTCGGCGATCCGGCGCGACCTGCCGCGCCTGCGGGCGCAGGGGGCGGTGCGGCCGTACGAGACGTCGATCGTGCCAAAGACGGCGGCGCTCAACAGCCTGCTGCGGCTGCAGGAGGAGCTGCTGGGGCAGGACGATGTGGCGATCGTGGGGACGCTCATCGCGATCGTGCGGGCGGCGGAGGGGGACCTGGAGCCGCGGATCAAGGCGGACGCGGCCCTGCGGGCGGCGGGGATCCTGGAGAAGCGGTTCGGGCCCGACGACTTCTCGGTTTTGATCTGCATCGAGGAGGCGGCTTCGGTGATGGGGTTCACGGGGCGGGCGGCGGAGGCGGTGGACCTGGAGAAGCGGGCGCTGGCGATCTGGGCCAAGGTGCCCGAGCACGCGCGGGACGGGCTGCTGGTGGCGAACGAGCGTCGATACCTGGCGTGGTTCCTGGCGGTCGCGGGGCGGCACGAAGAAGCGATCAGCGAGTTTCAGCGTGTGATCGCGGAGCTGAGCGCGGCGGTGGGCGAGAAGCACCACACGATCGCGCTGAGCCGCGGCATGATGGGGTACTGCCGCGCGGAGCTGGGGCAGCTGGAGGAGGCTGAGCGGATCACGCGCGAGGCGATGGAGGAGCTGAAGGGGCTGCCGGCGACGCCGCGGGACGCGCGGTCGCACATGGCGTTCCTGCGCGGGCACGTGCTGACGAAGCTGGGCCGGTGGGCGGAGGCGCGGGCGCTGCTCGAGGGGGTGTGGGAGCCGGACTACCGCAGCAACCACCCGGAGTTCTCGTGGCGGGTGCAGTTCCTGGAGGACATGGTGAAGTGCTGCGAGGGGCTGGGAGACCGGGAGGGGGCGGGGTGGTGGCGGGCGGAGAGAGCGAGGAAGTGAACGAGATCAGGCGATCAGCGACTTGACCGCGGCCGTGGCGCAGTCGCTGAACTCGTTGCCGCGGTCGGCCTGCGCGAGCGTGAGGGCGCGCCGGCACTTGTCCTTGCTGTCGGCGAGTTTCTTCTTCTGCACGTCCTTGGGCTGGTTCACGACGTCGCAGTAGTTGTCGTACGTGTCGGCCAGCTTGATGAGGCGGGCCCGCCAGTCGGCGCGGGCGAGGCGGGCGTCGTACTCATCCTCGCGCTCGTCCTCGGGCAGGGCCATGTTCTTGGTGAGCGCGGCCACGGTATCAGCAACCTCGCGCCCGAAACGCTCCTCGAGATCGTCGTAGTCGGTGGTCGTGTCCTCGATGGTGTCGTGGAGGAGCGCGGCCGCGAGCACCGTCTCGTCGCTGCAGCCGAAGACCTGAGAGACGGTCATGGCAACGCGGAAGACATGCGAGACGTAGGGCGTCTTGTCGTCCTTGCGAATCTGGTGGCGGTGGGCGCGGGCGGCGAATGCGGCGGCCTCCTGCCAGAGGGGGCGGGGTTGCTGCTTCGGTGAGCTTCGCTTGGCCATGTGGCAGGCTAGGCGGTGCGTGGTATGCGGTCTATGGCGAAACATGGCCGCGAAGCGCGGCCATATCCCTCCCTGACGGTCGGGGTTCCTATCAGTGCGTGAGCTTGATCTTGCTGGGGTTGCCGCCGTGCTCGTCGAAGAGGACGAGCTCGTTGCCCTCGGGCTTGAGCCACGCGCTGGGGATGTAGTAGCGGTCCTGGCCGGGGATGGGCCTGCCGTCGGCGGTGGCGACGAAGTAGCGGCCCAGGTGCCGGCCGTTGATGTAGAGCTGACCCTTGGTCATGCCATGGGGCTCGATGAAGAGGGGCTGCTCGGGGCGGTCGATCGTGAAGGGCGCCTTCCACCACGTGGGGGCGTGGGTGTTTTTGGGCGTCTTCGCGGGCGTGTACATCGTGGGGCCGGGCTGCTCCCACTTGGCGAAGGACATCTCGGCATCAGCGGTGAGGGAGCCCTCGATGTCGTAGAAGTGCACCTCGCCCGCGAGGTCCTCCATCTCGGTCTCGACATCGGCGTGGGGCACGAGGGCGAGCTGGATGGTGTTGTTCCCGCGGGAGAGCTGGTCCTCGGGGATGACGACGTGCGTGGGGCCCGTGCGGTCGATGTACGCGATGGGCTTGTCGTTGAGCACCAGCAGCGCCGACTGCGGCGGCATGGGCAGGTGCACGAGCACCGCGGACTTCTTGCGGTGCGCCAGCGTCCACGTGAGGCGGTCGGGGCTGGTGGCGTCGCCCTCGCTCAGCTCCCACAAGGGCGCGCGGAAGGCGAGCACGTTGATGGGCGCGCCCCCCGCGAGCTTGGCCTTGCCGGCCTTGAGGGCGGTCACCTCGACGATGTCGCCGAAGAGGCCCTTGCCCTCGCCGAGGTTCGCGCCGCCGGCGAAGCGCCCGAGGTTCTCGGCGAGGATGACCAGCTGCTGCGGGCCCTTCTTCATGCCCACCACGGCCTCGTGGCCGGCGCCGGGGCCGACACCCGCGATCGACGTCAGCTTGCCGTCGCAGAAGACGTGCAGGCGGTCGCCCGCGCTGGGGAACATGAGGTGGGCACGCCGGGCGCCGTCACCCTTGTAGTTGATGCGGTACCACCCGTAGCCGGTGGGGCTGCCGAGCTTGGTAAGGTCGGCGGGGCCGGCGATGGTGGCGTAGCGCGGGCTGGTGCCGTCGATGTAGTCATCAACGGACGCGGTGGACCATTGGCCGATCCCGAGCTTCTCGTGCGCGGGCTTGGCCTTGGCGTGGTGGCCGGCGGGGACGGGCTTGCTCTTGCCGTCCATGCCGAAGCGCAATGCCTTAGCGCCCGCGAGCGGCACAGGATGGCCGTCGGCGGCGATGGTCTCGAGACCGACGTACACCGCGTCATCGGCGAAGAAGACGTGGTCGGCCGCGGCCTCGTTCACCAGGACGATGGTGAGGCCCTCGTGCTCGACAACCGCGGGCGCGGCGTCGGAGGGCACGGTTGCTTCCATGGGCGAGCCGTTCACCGAGAGCTGCGCGGTCGCGCCGGCGGGCCCGTAGCACACGAGCGTCTGGCCGATGGAGCCCAGGGCGCAGAGGTTGGAATAGTCGAGCCGCCCGCGGGCGGAGATGTTGACGTTGAAGAAGCACCAGACGACGGACTGGTTGCCGAAAGGAACGTAAAGATTCGAGCCGTCGGGCAGGAGCAGCGGGACATTGCGCTTGTCGATCCCATAGGGATCGCCGAATACAAAGGCAACGCCGCCCTGCGGCCCGAACGCGTGCAGCACGGCCGGGGGCTCGGGCTGCTCGGCGTGCTTGCCCTTCTTCCCGTTGCCGTTGGGCAGCGCATCCAGGGGCTGCACGGCGATGGGCTGATACGAGAGGTCAAGGTTCGAGAAGACACGCCCAAAGCGCGAGGCCGCGTGGGCCAGGCGCCGCACGGCGTTGTACGCGGGCGTGTGGCGGCCAGCGGCGTCGATCAGGGCGCCGTGGTCGGTGCTGGTGGTGCTGAAGGCGTTAGGGCCTTCGGTGAGGCGGCCGGCGCTGAAACCAAAGTTGGTACCGCCGCAGAAGGTCGAGATGTTGAACTGGCCGCCGCCGGCGAGGACCTCGGCGAGGCGCCGCTGCACCGTCCAGCCGTCGAGCGGGGCGTCGTGCTCACGCCCCCAAGCCCACGGGCGGGAGAGGGGCAGGTCGATGACCACGCGCGGCTGCGTCGGCCGCACCGACGCGAGCTGGCGCATGGTGGCCAGCAGGTTGGTATTGCCCGACCAGCCGTCGATCTGGCCCTCGACGCCCTGCCAGAGGTTGTTGGAGTTGATCAGCGGGACGTTGAGGCCGGCCTCGCGGATGTAGCGGGTGAGCTCGCCGAGGTAGGAGTTGGCGAGGGTCTCGTGCCCGCAGGTCCACTCGCTCTCGCACTGGAGCAGCAGCACGGGGCCGCCGGTGCCGGGGGCGGTCACCTGCCAGCCGCGGATCTGATCGGCGACGGCGGTGATGAAGCGGGAGCAGGCCTCGAGGAAGGGGCCGCCGGTGGTGCGGAGGGCGGGCGTGTTCTTCTCGCGCAGCCACGCGGGCAGCCCGCCGAAGTCGAAGGCGGAGTCGACGAAGGGGCCGATGCTGAGGATGCAGTACATCCCCGCCTTGCCCACGAGGTCGACGAAGTGGCGGAGGTCGTTGTCGCCGGTGAAGTCGAACTTGCCCGGGCGGGGCTCGTGGCGGCTCCACAGGACGGGTGTTTCGATGGTGTTGAGGCCTGCGAGCTTGGCCTGATGGATGCGGTCGGCCCAGGTGTCGCGCGGGAGGCGGGCGTAGGGGATGCGCCCCGACACGAGCCAGACCCGCCGGCCGTCGATCATGAAGCTGCGCCCGTCGTGGGTGACAGAGGGCATCCGGGGCAGAACCTTGCTCTAGAAAACAGTTGCCGCGTGGCTACGCCCTCGCCGACCCCTGTTTATGGCCTGTGCCAAAGGGGTCAAGGATAGGAACGACGCACGGGAACCGCAATTCGGGCGGCCTGTTTCGGTTGCAAGGGCCTATAAGAACGCGGTTTCCGGCGTGCCAGCGGGGGTAAGCGGTTGCAAATTCAACGTCCGTTTTGCGGGCGCGACGCCTTGTAGGGAAGAGGTCGGGGGCAGACAATCCCCTGATCAAGGGGTCTAGCAGGCCACCGCCGGCGCGGGCACCGGCTGGTCGAGCACGCTACGGGAATAAACCTCGTGAAGTTCCCAGCGGTCGCCGATCCGGATCGAGACCTTCTCGCTCGCCTGCCGCCGCAGGCCCACGTGGCGCGCCAGGCGGATGCTCGCGGCGTTGCCGGGCATGATCGCGGCCTGCACCTTGTGCAGCCCCAGCCCGGATGGCAGATCTGCCAGGGCGTAGTCGATCATCGCGGCCACCCCCTCGGTGCCAAGGCCCTGGCCGGAGACGTCGGCGCTCACCCACCAGTTCGCATCCGCCTCGAAGGTGAGGCCGCGGGTGATGGCGTTGAGGTTGAAGCAGCCGGCGATGCGGCCGCCGTCGAGCACGCCCACGCGCCGCCAGGCGGTGCCGCGTTCGTCGCCCACGCGGCACATCTCGAGCTGGCGGGCGAAGAGCTGGGCGTCGGACTCGCCCTCTCGATGCAGGCAGGAGAACTTGTGCAGGTGCTGCCGGCTGAGGGAGAGCACGCGGAGGAACTCGCCCTTGTCGCTCTCGCGGAGTGGCCGCAGCACCATGCGGGCGGTGCGAACGAGGCCCGGGGCGTGGACCTCGACCGGGCGGAAGGCCTGGGGGGCGAAGGGGAGGGCGGTCGCGCGCGTGGATCGGGACACCAGCAGACTCCGGAACGGAAGCGCCTCGTGATTGGGAAAGGAGGCATCGCGATATCGGTCTAAGCAGGTTGTGAAGGCGATTTTCTTGCGCTCCTGCGATCCGGAGGGGGACCACCGAGATGAAGACATCTCGGTGGCACGGTAACGTTGAGTGATGCACGCCGGCCTGAATGCGTACCTGACCGGCGATGGCGTCGCCCGGTTCCTTGATGAGCGGCATTCGATGCGCCCGCTGCCCCCTTTCCCGGGGTGGGTTGACCAGCCGGTGCGGCGTGGGCCGCTGCCGCTGGGGTTCCCGATCCGGGTGAAGTTCACGAGGGGGCGGGGGCGGGCCCGCGGGCGGACGGTCATCGAGCTCGTGAACGCGCCGCTGGCGCACTTTTACGGCACGGGCGAGCAGGCGGGGCGGCTGCTGCGCAACGGCACACGCAAGGTGCTGTGGAACCGCGACAGCTACGGGTACTCGGACAAGACCGAGAGCCTGTACCAGTCGCACCCCTTCGTGCTGGGGCTCTCCCGCGGGGTGGGCGGGTCGCGCCGGGTGCGGGCGTTCGGGATCGTCGTCGAGTCGACCTACCGCTGCGTGATCGACCTGCGGCGGGCGGGGCGGGTGCGCTTCGAGGTGGAGGG of the Phycisphaerales bacterium genome contains:
- a CDS encoding GNAT family protein, which gives rise to MSRSTRATALPFAPQAFRPVEVHAPGLVRTARMVLRPLRESDKGEFLRVLSLSRQHLHKFSCLHREGESDAQLFARQLEMCRVGDERGTAWRRVGVLDGGRIAGCFNLNAITRGLTFEADANWWVSADVSGQGLGTEGVAAMIDYALADLPSGLGLHKVQAAIMPGNAASIRLARHVGLRRQASEKVSIRIGDRWELHEVYSRSVLDQPVPAPAVAC
- a CDS encoding HD domain-containing protein; translation: MAKRSSPKQQPRPLWQEAAAFAARAHRHQIRKDDKTPYVSHVFRVAMTVSQVFGCSDETVLAAALLHDTIEDTTTDYDDLEERFGREVADTVAALTKNMALPEDEREDEYDARLARADWRARLIKLADTYDNYCDVVNQPKDVQKKKLADSKDKCRRALTLAQADRGNEFSDCATAAVKSLIA
- a CDS encoding beta-galactosidase, which translates into the protein MPSVTHDGRSFMIDGRRVWLVSGRIPYARLPRDTWADRIHQAKLAGLNTIETPVLWSRHEPRPGKFDFTGDNDLRHFVDLVGKAGMYCILSIGPFVDSAFDFGGLPAWLREKNTPALRTTGGPFLEACSRFITAVADQIRGWQVTAPGTGGPVLLLQCESEWTCGHETLANSYLGELTRYIREAGLNVPLINSNNLWQGVEGQIDGWSGNTNLLATMRQLASVRPTQPRVVIDLPLSRPWAWGREHDAPLDGWTVQRRLAEVLAGGGQFNISTFCGGTNFGFSAGRLTEGPNAFSTTSTDHGALIDAAGRHTPAYNAVRRLAHAASRFGRVFSNLDLSYQPIAVQPLDALPNGNGKKGKHAEQPEPPAVLHAFGPQGGVAFVFGDPYGIDKRNVPLLLPDGSNLYVPFGNQSVVWCFFNVNISARGRLDYSNLCALGSIGQTLVCYGPAGATAQLSVNGSPMEATVPSDAAPAVVEHEGLTIVLVNEAAADHVFFADDAVYVGLETIAADGHPVPLAGAKALRFGMDGKSKPVPAGHHAKAKPAHEKLGIGQWSTASVDDYIDGTSPRYATIAGPADLTKLGSPTGYGWYRINYKGDGARRAHLMFPSAGDRLHVFCDGKLTSIAGVGPGAGHEAVVGMKKGPQQLVILAENLGRFAGGANLGEGKGLFGDIVEVTALKAGKAKLAGGAPINVLAFRAPLWELSEGDATSPDRLTWTLAHRKKSAVLVHLPMPPQSALLVLNDKPIAYIDRTGPTHVVIPEDQLSRGNNTIQLALVPHADVETEMEDLAGEVHFYDIEGSLTADAEMSFAKWEQPGPTMYTPAKTPKNTHAPTWWKAPFTIDRPEQPLFIEPHGMTKGQLYINGRHLGRYFVATADGRPIPGQDRYYIPSAWLKPEGNELVLFDEHGGNPSKIKLTH